One segment of Eschrichtius robustus isolate mEscRob2 chromosome 3, mEscRob2.pri, whole genome shotgun sequence DNA contains the following:
- the CTTNBP2NL gene encoding CTTNBP2 N-terminal-like protein: MNLEKLSKPELLTLFSILEGELEARDLVIEALKAQHRDTFIEERYGKYNISDPLMALQRDFETLKEKNDGEKQPVCTNPLSILKVVMKQCKNMQERMLSQLAAAESRHRKVILDLEEERQRHAQDTAEGDDVTYMLEKERERLTQQLEFEKSQVKKFEKEQKKLSSQLEEERSRHKQLSSMLVRECKKATNKAAEEGQKAGELSLKLEKEKSRVSKLEEELAAERKRGLQTEAQVEKQLSEFDIEREQLRAKLNREENRTRTLKEEMESLKKIVKDLEALHQQSSPGEQGKKPVALSKGTATEPPVLVSVFCQTESFQAERTHGSSTAKVTATGLPGPTTPAYSYAKTNGHFDPEMQTTKELITGSSVENQAPPQEKPVGLAQEKAVENGGCPVGIETPVPAPGHLPSSGSSLSPSSTASSSLTSSPCSSPVLTKRLLGSSASSPGYQSSYQVGINQRFHAARHKFQSQADQDQQASGLQSPPSRDLSPTLIDNSAAKQLARNTVTQVLSRFTSQQGPIKPVSPNSSPFGTDYRNLANTASPRGDSSHSPTPGKVSSPLSPLSPGIKSPTIPRAERGNPPPIPPKKPGLAPSPSAATPLSKPHPQASSLTTTEDLASSCSSNAVVANGKDVEILLPTSS; this comes from the exons GCCCAACACAGAGATACTTTCATTGAAGAACGCTATGGAAAATACAACATCAGTGATCCTTTAATGGCACTCCAGAGAGACTTTGAAACACTGAAGGAGAAGAACGATGGCGAGAAGCAGCCAGTCTGCACAAACCCGCTGTCGATCCTGAAGGTGGTGATGAAGCAGTGCAAGAACATGCAGGAGCGCATGCTGTCGCAGCTGGCTGCCGCCGAGAGCAGGCACCGCAAG GTAATCCTAGACCTTGAGGAAGAAAGGCAAAGGCATGCACAGGACACAGCTGAAGGAGATGATGTCACCTACATgctggagaaggagagagagcggCTGACTCAACAG TTGGAATTCGAAAAGTCCCaagtgaaaaagtttgaaaaagagCAGAAGAAGCTCTCCAGTCAGCTGGAAGAGGAGCGCTCCCGCCACAAGCAGCTCTCCTCCATGCTGGTGCGCGAGTGCAAGAAGGCCACCAACAAGGCCGCCGAGGAAGGCCAGAAGGCGGGAGAGCTGAGCCTGAAACTAGAGAAGGAGAAGAGTCGGGTGAGCAAGCTGGAGGAAGAGCTGGCTGCTGAGAGGAAGCGGGGCTTGCAGACGGAAGCCCAGGTGGAGAAGCAGTTGTCTGAGTTTGACATTGAGAGGGAACAACTGAGAGCAAAGCTGAACCGAGAAGAGAACCGGACCAGAACTCTGAAAGAAGAGATGGAGAGTTTGAAGAAGATAGTGAAGGACCTAGAGGCTTTGCACCAGCAAAGTAGCCCCGGCGAGCAAGGGAAGAAACCAGTAGCCCTGTCTAAAGGCACAGCAACTGAGCCGCCCGTGCTAGTGTCCGTATTTTGCCAAACAGAGAGTTTTCAGGCAGAAAGAACCCATGGGAGCAGCACGGCCAAGGTAACAGCCACAGGGCTGCCTGGTCCCACCACTCCTGCTTACTCTTATGCAAAAACCAATGGACATTTTGACCCAGAAATGCAAACTACCAAGGAGCTGATTACAGGCAGCAGTGTAGAAAACCAAGCGcctccacaagagaagcctgtGGGATTGGCCCAAGAGAAAGCAGTAGAGAATGGTGGGTGTCCTGTGGGGATAGAGACTCCAGTCCCAGCGCCTGGTCACCTCCCTTCCAGTGGAAGCTCACTGTCCCCCAGCAGCActgcctcttcctctctcacATCCTCTCCTTGCTCTTCACCAGTACTAACCAAGCGCTTATTGGGGTCATCAGCTAGCAGCCCTGGCTACCAGTCATCCTACCAAGTAGGGATCAACCAGCGGTTCCATGCAGCTCGGCACAAATTTCAGTCCCAAGCAGATCAGGACCAACAAGCTAGTGGTCTACAGAGCCCTCCATCCAGGGATCTATCCCCAACCCTCATAGACAACTCTGCCGCCAAGCAGCTGGCCCGAAACACAGTCACCCAGGTGCTCTCCAGATTCACTAGCCAACAAGGACCAATCAAGCCCGTGTCTCCCAACAGCTCTCCCTTTGGCACAGACTATCGAAATCTGGCCAACACTGCCAGCCCAAGAGGTGACAGCAGCCATTCACCTACTCCAGGGAAAGTGTCTAGTCCTCTGAGCCCCCTGTCTCCAGGGATCAAGTCCCCTACCATCCCCAGAGCTGAGAGAGGAAACCCTCCACCCATCCCACCCAAGAAACCTGGCCTCGCTCCTTCTCCGTCTGCTGCCACTCCACTGAGCAAACCTCATCCCCAGGCATCCTCTTTGACCACCACAGAAGACCTTGCCAGCAGCTGCTCTTCTAATGCTGTCGTAGCCAATGGCAAGGACGTTGAGATACTTCTGCCTACCAGTAGCTAG